Below is a window of Picosynechococcus sp. PCC 7002 DNA.
CCTCGGCAATGGTTTTTATCTCGAAGCCTATCAACTGGACAATATCCCCAAGGCCTTGATCAAAATTGCCATTGGTTGGGCGTTGTACTGGCTCATTATGAAGCGCATCGAGTTCAAGCTGCCCCGAATCTTCGAGGCGTTTGAGCAGTTGATCGGCGCCATGAGCGTTGTCTTAACTGGATTATTTTGGATGGTGACCCTATGATCGGCATTCTCGATATTTTTCTAATTTTAATGATCTGGTTTCTGCTCACAGCAGACCTGAGTGCAGCCAATATTCTCATCGGCGTGATCATTGCAATCTTGATGCCCGGTAAACGCTTTGATGGGGCTCAGATTAAAGATTGGCTCCATGTGTTTTGGGAAATTATCATTGCGATTCCCCAGGCCTATTTTGAAGCCTTTGAAATGATTTTTCGCCCCCATCTCTATGAAACCGTCACCATGGAGCGGGTAAAGCCAAATCGGACTCCAGGCTTAATTTTTCTCGATATTTTTCTGATTACCTTTACCCCGAAAACAATTGTGCTGCATTATCACAAAGACGGTTGGTACGAAGTTCACCGTGTGCAAAGGAGGAAACTCAAATGACCTGGATTTTTGGGGCGATGATCGGCGCGTTACTACTCCCGATTTATGAAGCAATACAGGATCAAGATATTTGGCAAAAGCTCCTGGCCTTCGCCAGCATTGCCAGTAAAACCTCGGTGATGATTTTGGTGATTTCGGTACTGCGGGATGACTGGACGGTCGGGGTTGTCGGTGTCCTAATTTTGTGCGTCGGCAATGCAGCGTTAATGCTACTAGCTCACATTTTGAGGCGGGTGAATTTACCATGAGCACTTTGATCAATATTCTCAGCTACGGCTGCATCATTGTGGGGGTGATTTTCTGGTTTTGGGGCACTGCGCCGCTACTGGGTAATCGTTCTGTGTTGTTTAAATTGCATACTCTGTCGGTCTCTGACACCTTGGGTTCGATGGCGATTATGGCGGGGCTACTGCTAAAAATTCCTAGGGAATGGCCCCTGCTGATTTTGGCGATTATTGCCCTTGCCATTTGGAATACGGTACTGGGGTATGTGCTGGCCTATTGTTCGAGTCGTGGAGGCGGTGATGAACGGATCTAATTTTGACTGGTTTGTGGGGGCGATCGCCTTGTTATTGCCCGTGACGGGGGGATTATTAGTCGCCCAAAAAAATCCTTACTATGCGTTGGTGATTCGGGGAATTTTGGGGGCGATCGCCGCACTCCTTTACGCGATGTTCGGAGCGGCGGATGTGGCCTTGACCGAAGCGTTAGTGGGGACGATGTTATCCATTACCCTCTATGCGGTGGCTGTGCGTTCTTCGATGAGTATGCGTTTGGGGGTTTTGGCCACTGGCACAGATACGGTTAATCTCATCCAAAAAATCAACCCGCTGCTCAAGCAGGTGCTGGGTAAATATCATTTGCGTCTAGAACCCGTGGTATTTGAAGATACCCAAGCCCTGGGTCAAGCCCTGGCGCAGAAAAATGTGCACTGTATTTTGCAGGTGGATGGCGATGGGCACCTTCATGTCCTGAAAACCCGTGTACCACGCCTCTATGAAATTTTTAAAACCTCGGCCCTGACGGATGTGATCGAACTGCAACTGCTAGAGCCACAGCCTACCCCTGAAGTCGTTGGGCCGTCGTCGCCGCAATCCCTTATGGAGAATCATCAATCATGAAGTGGGTCTACCTTGCCTTTGGTATTTCTTTATTTGTGAAAATGCTCGTCTTCCCGAATTTTGCGATGGAAGGGGAGATTGGGGCGATCGCCGAAGTGGTGGCCGCCGAAGCGGGTGTACCCAATGCCGTATCGGGGATTATTTTGCGCAATCGCCTCTACGACACCGGCTTTGAAGTGATGGTTTTTACCCTGGCGATCATGGGCGTGCGTTTTTTACTGGCCGACGAACACCCCTCGAAGGAAGTTAAGCAATTTACCGATTCCCCTTCCATTGTCCTGGCGCGGTTGGGGGCGACCATTGCGGCCCTGATTGGGATTGAACTGGCCATTCGGGGACACCTCAGCCCTGGGGGTGGTTTTGCCGCTGGTGTTGCGGGGGGGACGGCCATTGGTTTGGTGGCGATCGTCTCTTCGCCCCAATGGATGGATGCCATTTATAAAAAGTGGAATGCAGCGATTCTCGAAAAAATTTCGGTACTGGTCTTTTTCCTTTTAGCGGCATTGTCCCTGATGGGCTTCCAGCTCCCCCACGGTGAATTTGGCACGTTATTTAGTGGTGGTTGGATCACGATCCTCAATATCATCGTGGCGGTCAAGGTTGCCCTGGGTTCCTGGGCGGCGATTTTAATGTTTATTCGCTATCGCGGTTTACTGTAGCCCACGGGATCAACGTAAGACCATGGTTTTTTGCTGGGATTCTAGGAAGCTGGTGATCCATTGTTTGAGGTGATGGGTTGCCCGACAATCATCTTCGTTGTAGCGGACAATGGCCTCTAATAATTGGCGATCGCCCGTTTCTAACCATTGGTCATACCAGCATACGGTTTGATCGCCGCTGACCCCCTTTTCGCGCCATTGGTAGCCGAGGCAATTGGCCAGGGCCTTGAGGGAATAACTTTCTACGGGAAACACGAGATATTTTGTCACCCATTGGTGAATATCCATCAGGCGACCCACAATTTTTTGGAGTTGCTGGGGCGGTGTGCCGTATTTTTTCCCCAGGCGATTGAGGGTGTCCCGTTCGTAGGGGGAAAAATGAAAAATCGGTGCTTCGGGAAATTGCATGACAAATGCCACAAATTCTTGCCAAATTTTGCCTTCTTCCTCTAAAGTTTCTGCCACAAAACCGTAAAATTTTTCCTTTTGGTTTTGGCGATCAACCAGATACACCCCCAGAAGATAATCAACGTTGCGGTCGGGTTCTGCTTCGATATCAAAAAAAAGTTCGACGCTTCCCTGGGGAATGGGCTGGGTTTTGTTGGGACGATTGATGCGCCAGACGACTTCTTGATGGACGATCGCCCGGGCCTGCTGTTGGAGTTGCATGGCGATATCGGCGCCTAGGTGTTGACCCAGGTGTTTGGGGGAAGTTTGGGCGAGGGATTCGAGGGTATTGACGCCGATGCCCTGGAGGGATTCGTAGCGGTTGGGGGTGACGCCGGGCACGAGGGATAAATGGTTATCCGCCTGGGCGATCGCATAGCAATGGTTGTGCCAAGAGCAGAGGTGACAGCGTTGCCGGGAAATAAAAACTTCCGGCTCTAATTCGGGTAATAGGAGGTTAATGCAGTCGGTGATCGTTTCCTGGAGTTTGTCGGCCCAGAGGTCTACGTCAACGCGGTGGGGCCGGCGAGCCCGCAAAATGAGTTGGGTTAAGCGGGGTGATCGCCCTTGGATCGCTTCCAATAGAAAAGAGTGGAACATCGCCACCAGCTTATATTCCGGCTTTGGTTTTTGGCCTAATTTGACGCTGATCGGTCGATAATGCCAGTTACCCCAGCGGGAAGGGCCAGCCTGTCGCAAGAGAACCGTGGGTTTCCCCACCAGGGTTAACTGTTCAACAGGGGTACCGGGCCATTGGTCGAAGTGATAGAGTAAGACCCCCCGATAAATGCATTCGACCCCTGCGGCCATCAGGGCTTCTGTTTCGGCAGCACAGGTTTCCCAATCGGCGGCGGCGGGTTCGTGGTAGGGGCGTTGACCCAGATATTCCTGAATTTGGCGCTGGTTTTCTTTGCGTAATTTTTGGAGAAAATCTTTTTCGGATGTCTGCTCAGTGCGATCGCCATACAAGTCTAAAAAAGCCCGACGTTCACACCGCTTAAAATTCAACAACAGATCATCGCTCAGTAACATGTAGCACTCGGAATAAAAGAATCTCCTTGGAAAATAACATATCCCCCTGACCTCAGGCTGAGTAAATCTTTGCGGACTCCCTTAACCCAGGGGAGATTGGTGAAACAACAGGAGCGATAAAAAGAAATCCAACATAAAAATACCGATCCAAGTCGTCACCACCGCTGAAGTGGCAGAGCGACCCACCTGCTGCGTACTGCCGACGGTTGTCAGACCCCAACTGCAGCCGATAATCCCCACCAATAGCCCAAACAGAATCCCTTTGACGCCGACATTAATCAGGTCTCGGGGCTGAAGAAAAGTTTGTACGGACGTTAAAAAATTAATGGGGGCAAGATCATAGAACTGATAGGCGGCTCCGGTACCCCCGATCACCCCCACCACCAAGGCAAAGACCGTTAAAATCGGCAACATCAAACAGCAAGCCACCACCCGGGGCATCACCAGATAATCAACGGGATTAGACCGGAGCATATACAGAGCATCGATCTGTTCGGTAATTTTCATCGAGCCTAATTCCGCCGCAAAAGCCGACCCCACCTGACCCGCAATGATACTCGCAGTCAAAATCGGGGCCAGTTCTCGACAAAAGGCGATCGCAAACGCCCCCCCGACAAAACTTTCGGCCCCAAAGGTGGTGAGTTCCCTTGCAGTTTGGATCGTAAAGATCATTCCCCCAAAAAAAGCGACTAACAGCACTGGCACCAACGCCTTCGGTCCCGCCGTTAGCATTTGTTCCGTGATCTGGTCACGCCGGAGTTTCCCGCGCAGGAGACGCCATAGCACCTGGCCCAGCATTAAGCCTGCGCAGTAAAGCCGATACCAGAGACTCGGATCGCGTTTTTCCTCGATGGGTTCCATCTACTTTTGGCGATCGCCTTCAAAATGATGCGACTCTGACAAACTGAACGATCTCCAAACCTGCCTTAAAGCTCGAAATTAAAGCCAGCCTCCTTGAGCCGTTGATATTTAGCCTCATCAAAGGAGTAAAGCCGTGCCGCACGGTGGGCGACCCCAGTTTGCAACTCATCTAATTTAATTAGGAGATCCATTTTAAGGATTTTGCGCCGGAAGTTCCGCTTATCTAACTGGGTTCCTAAAATCTGCTCGTAGAGTTTTTGGAGTTGGGTCAAGGTAAATTTGCGGGGCAGCAGCTCAAAGCCAATGGGTTCATAGCGGAGTTTACCCTGGAGCCGTTGGGTCGCCACATCAATGATTTGCTGGTGATCAAAAGCAACATTGGGCAGTTCATCCAGCGAGAACCAAGCC
It encodes the following:
- a CDS encoding cation:proton antiporter, whose protein sequence is MIGILDIFLILMIWFLLTADLSAANILIGVIIAILMPGKRFDGAQIKDWLHVFWEIIIAIPQAYFEAFEMIFRPHLYETVTMERVKPNRTPGLIFLDIFLITFTPKTIVLHYHKDGWYEVHRVQRRKLK
- a CDS encoding monovalent cation/H(+) antiporter subunit G; amino-acid sequence: MINILSYGCIIVGVIFWFWGTAPLLGNRSVLFKLHTLSVSDTLGSMAIMAGLLLKIPREWPLLILAIIALAIWNTVLGYVLAYCSSRGGGDERI
- a CDS encoding DUF4040 domain-containing protein, which gives rise to MNGSNFDWFVGAIALLLPVTGGLLVAQKNPYYALVIRGILGAIAALLYAMFGAADVALTEALVGTMLSITLYAVAVRSSMSMRLGVLATGTDTVNLIQKINPLLKQVLGKYHLRLEPVVFEDTQALGQALAQKNVHCILQVDGDGHLHVLKTRVPRLYEIFKTSALTDVIELQLLEPQPTPEVVGPSSPQSLMENHQS
- a CDS encoding Na(+)/H(+) antiporter subunit B, with amino-acid sequence MKWVYLAFGISLFVKMLVFPNFAMEGEIGAIAEVVAAEAGVPNAVSGIILRNRLYDTGFEVMVFTLAIMGVRFLLADEHPSKEVKQFTDSPSIVLARLGATIAALIGIELAIRGHLSPGGGFAAGVAGGTAIGLVAIVSSPQWMDAIYKKWNAAILEKISVLVFFLLAALSLMGFQLPHGEFGTLFSGGWITILNIIVAVKVALGSWAAILMFIRYRGLL
- a CDS encoding TM0106 family RecB-like putative nuclease codes for the protein MLLSDDLLLNFKRCERRAFLDLYGDRTEQTSEKDFLQKLRKENQRQIQEYLGQRPYHEPAAADWETCAAETEALMAAGVECIYRGVLLYHFDQWPGTPVEQLTLVGKPTVLLRQAGPSRWGNWHYRPISVKLGQKPKPEYKLVAMFHSFLLEAIQGRSPRLTQLILRARRPHRVDVDLWADKLQETITDCINLLLPELEPEVFISRQRCHLCSWHNHCYAIAQADNHLSLVPGVTPNRYESLQGIGVNTLESLAQTSPKHLGQHLGADIAMQLQQQARAIVHQEVVWRINRPNKTQPIPQGSVELFFDIEAEPDRNVDYLLGVYLVDRQNQKEKFYGFVAETLEEEGKIWQEFVAFVMQFPEAPIFHFSPYERDTLNRLGKKYGTPPQQLQKIVGRLMDIHQWVTKYLVFPVESYSLKALANCLGYQWREKGVSGDQTVCWYDQWLETGDRQLLEAIVRYNEDDCRATHHLKQWITSFLESQQKTMVLR
- a CDS encoding MlaE family ABC transporter permease; translated protein: MEPIEEKRDPSLWYRLYCAGLMLGQVLWRLLRGKLRRDQITEQMLTAGPKALVPVLLVAFFGGMIFTIQTARELTTFGAESFVGGAFAIAFCRELAPILTASIIAGQVGSAFAAELGSMKITEQIDALYMLRSNPVDYLVMPRVVACCLMLPILTVFALVVGVIGGTGAAYQFYDLAPINFLTSVQTFLQPRDLINVGVKGILFGLLVGIIGCSWGLTTVGSTQQVGRSATSAVVTTWIGIFMLDFFLSLLLFHQSPLG